One genomic window of Ananas comosus cultivar F153 unplaced genomic scaffold, ASM154086v1, whole genome shotgun sequence includes the following:
- the LOC109704483 gene encoding oxygen-evolving enhancer protein 2, chloroplastic-like translates to MASTSCFLYHYAPSSTAAAAKTPSRRAAAAAAAAAATVKPTQMACRAQNQAGSDDEVDGGAAVSRRLAMTALVGAAAVGIKVSPANAAYGQAANVFGKPKTNTDFLPYDGSGFKVLIPSKWNPSKEVEYPGQVLRYEDNFDPNSYVAVMITPTTKKTITDYGPPEQFLSQVDYLLGKQAYAGKTDAEGGFGSDEVAVANIIESSTPVVDGKQYYYISVLTRTADGDEGGKHHLITATVSDGKLYICKAQAGDKRWFKGAQKFVESAANSFKVA, encoded by the exons ATGGCATCAACTTCTTGTTTCCTCTACCACTATGCGCCGTCGTCCACCGCGGCAGCGGCGAAGACCCCGTCTCGGcgcgcagcagcagcagcagcggcggcggcggcgaccgtcAAGCCGACCCAGATGGCCTGCCGGGCGCAGAACCAGGCCGGCAGCGACGACGAGGTTGATGGCGGAGCTGCAGTTTCGCGGCGGCTGGCGATGACAGCCCTTgtgggcgccgccgccgtcggaATCAAGGTCTCACCGGCCAACGCCGCATACGGACAAGCCG CAAATGTTTTCGGAAAGCCGAAGACGAACACCGACTTCTTGCCGTACGACGGCAGCGGGTTCAAGGTGTTGATCCCGTCGAAATGGAACCCCAGCAAAGAGGTCGAATACCCAGGCCAAGTCCTCCGATACGAGGACAATTTTGACCCGAACAGCTACGTTGCCGTCATGATCACCCCGACGACGAAGAAGACCATCACCGACTACGGTCCGCCGGAGCAATTCCTCTCACAA GTTGATTACTTGCTAGGAAAACAAGCTTACGCTGGCAAAACAGATGCTGAG GGCGGCTTTGGCAGCGATGAGGTCGCGGTTGCTAACATTATAGAGTCCTCGACGCCCGTGGTGGATGGTAAACAATACTACTACATCTCAGTGCTTACGAGGACTGCCGACGGTGACGAAGGCGGTAAGCATCATCTCATCACGGCCACCGTCTCCGACGGTAAGCTCTACATCTGCAAGGCGCAAGCTGGTGACAAGAGATGGTTCAAGGGGGCGCAGAAGTTCGTTGAGAGCGCGGCCAATTCCTTCAAAGTTGCCTAA